Proteins encoded together in one Ipomoea triloba cultivar NCNSP0323 chromosome 4, ASM357664v1 window:
- the LOC116015636 gene encoding uncharacterized protein LOC116015636 isoform X1: MVCLAIHELYVIRIRSLRFRGKLGSVSRLSSRAGDPARYLFSGLRVFAFPKPMAVELSKGNDARATIILTSGASGRISALFSMQALRSLWLLLNAFVLLFLIPFRGRRRMASAASVATSASQEKGVGKEEKATERKGAIVRVPTTMLSRKSAVEQEVAARRALAMRRVMQDDDDETVRECSLFVTPRGDTLFTQSWTPVSVKVRGLVIILHGLNEHSGRYNDFAKKLNANGFKVYGMDWIGHGGSDGLHAFVHSLDDAVNDTKLFLSKVLVDNNPGLPCFLFGHSTGGAIVLKTALDPKVSTLISGIVLTSPAVGVQPAHPVVTALAPVLSLLMPRYEWRTGNKRGISVSRDPEALVAKYSDPLVFTGSIRVRTGYEILRITTFLQNNLSRLTVPFLVLHGTADLVTHPEASKKLYEDASSTDKTIKLFQGLLHDLLFEPEKEQVADHIIQWLDQRS; the protein is encoded by the exons ATGGTTTGCTTGGCAATTCACGAATTATATGTAATTAGAATTCGTTCGCTCCGTTTCAGAGGGAAATTGGGATCAGTTTCTAGGTTGAGCAGCAGAGCTGGTGATCCGGCGAGATATTTGTTTTCCGGATTGAGAGTGTTTGCCTTTCCCAAACCAATGGCGGTGGAATTGTCCAAGGGGAACGACGCCAGGGCGACTATAATCCTGACCTCCGGGGCGAGCGGAAGAATCAGCGCTCTGTTTTCTATGCAGGCGTTGCGGAGTTTGTGGCTGCTGCTCAATGCTTTCGTGCTGCTGTTTCTGATTCCTTTCCGGGGGCGGAGGCGAATGGCGTCGGCCGCGTCTGTGGCGACCTCGGCGTCCCAGGAGAAGGGCGTCGGAAAGGAGGAGAAGGCCACGGAGCGGAAGGGCGCTATTGTGAGAGTTCCGACGACGATGCTGTCTCGGAAGAGCGCGGTGGAGCAGGAAGTTGCGGCGAGGAGAGCTCTGGCGATGAGGCGCGTGATgcaggatgatgatgatgagacgGTCAGAGAGTGTTCCCTCTTTGTGACGCCAAGAGGTGACACCTTGTTCACTCAATCATGGACTCCAGTTTCCGTTAAAGTCag GGGATTGGTCATCATTTTACATGGTCTGAATGAGCACAG TGGAAGGTATAATGATTTTGCCAAGAAGCTGAATGCAAATGGCTTCAAAGTTTATGGAATGGATTGGATTG GGCACGGTGGAAGTGATGGTTTACATGCATTTGTTCATTCTCTTGACGATGCAGTTAATGACACA AAATTATTTCTGTCAAAGGTTTTAGTAGATAATAATCCTGGACTTCCATGCTTTTTGTTTGGACATTCAACAGGTGGAGCCATTGTCCTCAAG ACTGCACTGGACCCCAAGGTGAGTACCCTTATATCTGGCATTGTACTGACATCACCTGCTGTGGGAGTTCAGCCAGCGCATCCAGTTGTTACG GCCCTGGCTCCAGTATTGTCGTTGTTGATGCCAAGATATGAGTGGAGAACAGGTAACAAAAGGGGCATTTCAGTATCTCGGGACCCAGAGGCTTTAGTGGCCAAGTACTCTGACCCACTGGTGTTCACTGGATCCATCAGAGTAAGAACTGGGTACGAGATTCTTCGTATAACCACCTTCTTGCAAAATAACCTGAGCAGGTTGACAGTGCCATTCCTAGTCCTTCATGGTACAGCCGATTTGGTTACCCACCCTGAAGCATCTAAGAAACTGTACGAGGATGCCTCCTCCACTGACAAGACTATCAAGCTCTTTCAAGGTCTTCTGCATGATCTCCTATTCGAACCCGAAAAGGAACAAGTAGCAGATCATATTATTCAATGGTTGGATCAGAGGTCCTGA
- the LOC116015636 gene encoding uncharacterized protein LOC116015636 isoform X2 yields MAVELSKGNDARATIILTSGASGRISALFSMQALRSLWLLLNAFVLLFLIPFRGRRRMASAASVATSASQEKGVGKEEKATERKGAIVRVPTTMLSRKSAVEQEVAARRALAMRRVMQDDDDETVRECSLFVTPRGDTLFTQSWTPVSVKVRGLVIILHGLNEHSGRYNDFAKKLNANGFKVYGMDWIGHGGSDGLHAFVHSLDDAVNDTKLFLSKVLVDNNPGLPCFLFGHSTGGAIVLKTALDPKVSTLISGIVLTSPAVGVQPAHPVVTALAPVLSLLMPRYEWRTGNKRGISVSRDPEALVAKYSDPLVFTGSIRVRTGYEILRITTFLQNNLSRLTVPFLVLHGTADLVTHPEASKKLYEDASSTDKTIKLFQGLLHDLLFEPEKEQVADHIIQWLDQRS; encoded by the exons ATGGCGGTGGAATTGTCCAAGGGGAACGACGCCAGGGCGACTATAATCCTGACCTCCGGGGCGAGCGGAAGAATCAGCGCTCTGTTTTCTATGCAGGCGTTGCGGAGTTTGTGGCTGCTGCTCAATGCTTTCGTGCTGCTGTTTCTGATTCCTTTCCGGGGGCGGAGGCGAATGGCGTCGGCCGCGTCTGTGGCGACCTCGGCGTCCCAGGAGAAGGGCGTCGGAAAGGAGGAGAAGGCCACGGAGCGGAAGGGCGCTATTGTGAGAGTTCCGACGACGATGCTGTCTCGGAAGAGCGCGGTGGAGCAGGAAGTTGCGGCGAGGAGAGCTCTGGCGATGAGGCGCGTGATgcaggatgatgatgatgagacgGTCAGAGAGTGTTCCCTCTTTGTGACGCCAAGAGGTGACACCTTGTTCACTCAATCATGGACTCCAGTTTCCGTTAAAGTCag GGGATTGGTCATCATTTTACATGGTCTGAATGAGCACAG TGGAAGGTATAATGATTTTGCCAAGAAGCTGAATGCAAATGGCTTCAAAGTTTATGGAATGGATTGGATTG GGCACGGTGGAAGTGATGGTTTACATGCATTTGTTCATTCTCTTGACGATGCAGTTAATGACACA AAATTATTTCTGTCAAAGGTTTTAGTAGATAATAATCCTGGACTTCCATGCTTTTTGTTTGGACATTCAACAGGTGGAGCCATTGTCCTCAAG ACTGCACTGGACCCCAAGGTGAGTACCCTTATATCTGGCATTGTACTGACATCACCTGCTGTGGGAGTTCAGCCAGCGCATCCAGTTGTTACG GCCCTGGCTCCAGTATTGTCGTTGTTGATGCCAAGATATGAGTGGAGAACAGGTAACAAAAGGGGCATTTCAGTATCTCGGGACCCAGAGGCTTTAGTGGCCAAGTACTCTGACCCACTGGTGTTCACTGGATCCATCAGAGTAAGAACTGGGTACGAGATTCTTCGTATAACCACCTTCTTGCAAAATAACCTGAGCAGGTTGACAGTGCCATTCCTAGTCCTTCATGGTACAGCCGATTTGGTTACCCACCCTGAAGCATCTAAGAAACTGTACGAGGATGCCTCCTCCACTGACAAGACTATCAAGCTCTTTCAAGGTCTTCTGCATGATCTCCTATTCGAACCCGAAAAGGAACAAGTAGCAGATCATATTATTCAATGGTTGGATCAGAGGTCCTGA